The genomic region AAAACATtgtgttcatgaaatttgtccGGTTATGGGAGATGTCCGGCTATAAAGATTGTTCTTATAGAGGGATTTCATAGTACATGTATTTTATTACATGTCTCacatttgttaaattaatacattttttttaaataaatttggagtttttatatttaaatatagtcTTTCGATAGGCTTACAAAATGAACATTAATAAGTACAGAAATCAATCGCATAcgacttgacacgactcacgcgtgatctgtaaaaaacggctattgaaaaaaataaatcaacttGAATCACCCATTATTTAGGTATCCGCCCCTACAATTACTTTCcccacatatatgtacgtacgcaATATACTGAATTTCGATCAGATTTATAGATGAAAGctgacatatatacatagtactaGCTTAGCTAACTCTTAGCGTGGTCAACCCATTTTTAGTTTAATGAACTTTAGCGAGATTAAGCTTCTAGTGATGTTAAGGGCCctattgtttacatttataaacAAACTAGTCAGActtcttcattaaaatttagTGAAGTCAACAACCTTCTAAGGTCAATTACCTTTGGTAAGATCAATGACTGTATTGATTACATTTAGCGCAGTCAACAACCCATTCATGGTAATTGACCCTTTTCTACATATATAGCAAGGTCAAAAACGTTTTGTGGTCAATGACCTTTGAAGCAATCATTGTCTAGTCTTTTTAATTGCTAAAAGTGTGAAAAATCGAATGTGCAGGAATTTGAATTGAAGTCCAGTGATATGCGGCGGAAAGGTTCGTTTAGTATAGAATTTGATCTAAAAGACTTCTACAGTCAGGATGCCTCGTAAAACGAGCCGGGATAGTAAATTGAACTTCTGGCAAAAGATAACGACACAAAATTCTTCCATTCAGGATTTTTAAAAGCAATATAATGTCAAGCATTTACTTGCGACTTGTAAGTATGGTGTGTTTTAAACTATTTGTGTATGGAGGAAGATGTAAGCTAGAATACCAtcgaaaattccataaaaaaacgaaaagttaaaattgttttagaaCAAAATCTAACTTGTCATTCATTCGGACAATAACTAGGGTTCCATACCATAGAGCCATATCCCAATAGAGGAGGCCTAACCAAAGTTGTGAAAAGAGTTTTTGTAACTTACCGAAGCCAAAATTTTAACTCAATAGGATTATCTACCACTTTAATCCAACCAAAGCTTCGGGTTCATTTGTTGTAATTCTTTGCTTTCTCAACTCGGCGCTTTTGTTTTATGCTAATAAACGCGCCAAAAGCCATAAGAAAGCTATAACggaaaaaattaatgtatttatAGCCATAATTTTGTCATAAATTATTTTGCGCACAACGAAACACCAAACTCAAAATGAAAATTACGCACTAATACTTGTAAAGGGTGATACATTTCGAGGTCacctacttttttcaaaaaaaaaaaaaaaaaaaaacacagaagcttcaaaattaatggggaatgtttattatcatttgaaaggaCACTCTTTGGCATATCTATTTTTTGAAGagtatctcttttaaatgttggccgcggctacgtctcagatggtccatccgttgagtccaattttcgatgactcgttcgataCCAGTCGAAATGGGTAACTGCCGAATGAAACGCGTAATGTATTGTTCAAAGGCCGGAATAGAAGCGGGGTCCTCCACATAATTTTTTGACTTTACATATACCCAGAGGAAAAAGTCTAAgtttgatatcacacgatcttagtggccaatcgatcAGATCAAAACTTGAAATTACCTGCTCAGTGAAGTGTTTccgcaataaatccattgatgtGTGTAAAggggcgccgtcttgttgaaaccaaatgtcgccaagatcacaggcatcaatttcaggtatcaaatagacggttatcatggcgcgataatggtcgccattgacgtttACGTTgtcaccggcataatttttgaagaaatatgcatcgatgattccaccggctcacaaaccacaccccactgttgttttttctggatgaaatggcaaatcttgaaactcttcaggttggtcttcgtcccaaatgcaacaattttgctggtttacatacccattgagccaggaatgggtctcatcgctgaataaaaatAGACTCGAAaaagtcggatcttcttggaacttttcaagagctcataggacaaagcgatgtcgctttggaaggtcgagcggcttcagttcttgcacaagctgtattacatatgtacgctttcaatttaagatttcgacgaaaaatgcgccaaatcgttTCATAcgccagtccgagttgctgcgaacggcgccgaatcgactctccacggtcttcgtgtacactctcagctacggctgctatatttttataccctgatagggtatattaagtttgtcacgatgtttgtaacaccgagAAAGAAGCGtgggagaccctataaagtatatatataaataatcagtatgttgagctgagtcgatttaaccatgtccgtctgtgcgtctgtctgtctgtccgtccgtccgtccgtccgtctgtatatatacgaactagtccctcagtttttaagatatccttttgaaattttgcaaacggcaTTTTCtattcaagaagctactcatttctctgaacggctgatatcggaccactataacatatagctgccaaataaactgaacgataggggtcaatttcttgtatggaaaactttcacatttgacaagatacattcatgaaattcggtatagattattttccaaagcaacaatgtaatctccgaaaaaattattcaaatcggattactatagcatatagcttcgatataaactgaacacatagttactaaaagaaatgcacctgtgaagggtatactaGCTGCAGCCGAAgctaatgttttttcttgtttttattatgtgctggacgtggtccGTCCGGTCGACcaatccaataatgaatactgggtcTGAAGATGGGTGATGTCAGTAGGtcaattatgttgaccataagttgagcgaagcgtgtGAAATACCATTCCTTACAGAACAtgcattttcgtaataaagttgaacgatttgtaaactgTATTCAGTCGTAAGTCTTttcataatgaaatgccaagcaatactgaacaaaaatgacatgacAGCTAGACACGGCTCACACGTGATctctcaaaaaaaggctatagAAAAAATACCTCTACTTGGTTCACCCATTATATTGGATACTTTAACTTTGTAGGCATTTTACTCTTTGGAATtgggaaaaatttaatgtttccaTACACTTCAATTAAATGTGAATACGAGTGAGgacacttttacttttttcgtCCTTGAGGCAAGATACGTgaccaataaaaaacaaatatttgtatgtaaatattttggtgAATGATCAACGGaatgtgaaataaataattagcaCGTACTTAATAGCCCTGACCGAAGTAttcataaatatgtgcgtatgagcAATCACCCACTGCCGCCTTACTTTGGATAATTACATAACTTTGTGCAATGCATTGACCGAAGCCGGACCACCGTAGTACGCGTGCAGGCACCGGCAGACGCCCAGCAAGAGCAAGGGAGTGCATACAGCGACGTAATGTGACCATAAGTGCAGGCGATTTTGGCAGTTCGTAGGCTTTACAGCCGGGAAGCCCAAAAAGGTGTCGACACGAAAGTGATTGGGCGGGCGTACGAGTGCTACCGTGTACAGTGAGCGCCGCGCCGACGCCAAAGCAGCGACTAAAGTCAATACTTAGCTGCGAAAAATTGCGAATAAAGTGTAAGTCAAATAAGTTTTGTAATTGAAGTACTTCGATTACTACTCACACATACTGCCATATACGCATCTGTGTGTGGTTGTGTGCGCTCATTAATCGTCGTCGGTTGCATGGTGATTGTGGTTATTCTTATTATTGTTTTGACGCGCTGCGCAACTCGGAAATCGCATTGCGTATGCGCGTAGCGTACGACGagctggctggctggcttgAATCGCGTAATTCGCGACGCGGCGCTGGCGCACTGCGATGGTTGACGCAGTCGCGTTGCGGGCGTGCGTACGCGCATCGTAACGATTTGTAAATCTAtgccaaaaattaaatgcacacgaacacacatacgcacaatAAATATCAGTAAAATTAATTGGGCACACTGTGTGGACGaagtaaaatgtaataaaatcatGCAAAAGCCGAAACGTGAAGTCTACGGCGCGCAAGCCATTCTGGCGAAATTACGCCATTTTTAAacgaatgaaattgaaattccgaGTGTCGAAGTCGCCGCATTTTGCATGCATATAAAAGCATTTTCTGACCCAAAACATTATGTCAATTCAAAACGATTCACCGAGCGCGTAACATAAAGCACCGTTAAGGCTTAAGACAACAGTTCAACAGTTTAAGACTAATacaatttaataacaataataaaacacaACGAAATGCGTTGCCTATTTGTGATCGCCTGCACATTAGCTATGGCTATGGCCATGCCGGAGCCACCGTCCGCCCGCTATGGACCACCACCAGTGCCACAAAAGCAGTACGGTCCACCACCACCAGCGCCAGCGGAACAATACGGCCCACCATCCACAGCGGCACCACAACCACTACCAGTTTATGGTCCACCCGCACCATTCTACGGTCCACCAGCGCCTGAGACAATTGTCACCAAGAACGTGTACGTTCATGTGCCACCAGAGGAGCCAGAAGTCTTCCAGGCCGCCGAACCCATCCAAACTGCCGTGCCAAAGAAACATTACAAAATCATCTTCATTAAGGCACCAAATCCACCAGCACCCGTACAACAAGTGCTGCCACCACCAGTGCAGGATGAACACAAGACTCTCGTCTATGTGTTGGTGAAGAAACCAGAGGAACAACAGCCACTCATATTGCCATCACCAGCGCCAACTGAGCCCAGCAAACCGGAGGTGTACTTTATCAAgtacaagcaacaacaaaagccagCTGCACAATATGGCCCACCACCGGCACCAGCCGCCGAGTATGGTCCACCAGCGGCGGAGAAATTTTAAGCCTTAGCACCTTAGTGCCTTAGTTAGTGTGGATGACGTGGCGCTACTAGCCGTGCGCTCGCTATTGTATATAGATTTCATTAATCCTCCTACGAGTACTTAGTGCCTTGAATTAGTACAATTTTTAATGCATTCTGCTAGACggatatatatatacttatgtataatcgaagtatgtatacatacacatacatatatttagattATGTATTAAGCTTCTTACAACAGTCGAACTTTTTTACAATTCATTATttgctgatttttttatttttttgttttgttgtactAAATGTcctattaaattataattccattaaaaattttccacttttttcaattagGTGGGTGtggataaaaataaaagaagtgaAAAC from Bactrocera tryoni isolate S06 chromosome 3, CSIRO_BtryS06_freeze2, whole genome shotgun sequence harbors:
- the LOC120771747 gene encoding extensin-1, producing the protein MRCLFVIACTLAMAMAMPEPPSARYGPPPVPQKQYGPPPPAPAEQYGPPSTAAPQPLPVYGPPAPFYGPPAPETIVTKNVYVHVPPEEPEVFQAAEPIQTAVPKKHYKIIFIKAPNPPAPVQQVLPPPVQDEHKTLVYVLVKKPEEQQPLILPSPAPTEPSKPEVYFIKYKQQQKPAAQYGPPPAPAAEYGPPAAEKF